Below is a window of Lebetimonas sp. JH292 DNA.
TAATATACTAAGAGCGGATATAGAGCCAAAAGCAACCGAAACACTTGAAGAAATGTTTGATTTGATTGAAAAGCTTGTAAAAAACGGATGTACCTATACTTTGAAAAACGGGGATATATATTTTGATACATCAAAAGACCCCCAATACTGCTCTCTTTCGAACAAATGCCAGGACAGTGAAGAAAATATTCACAGAATAGAAACCGAAGGCAAAAAAAACCCAAGAGATTTTGCCCTATGGAAAGCATGCAAAGGAGAAAATGATGTCTGTTTTGATTCTCCTTTCGGTAAAGGAAGACCCGGGTGGCATTTGGAATGCTCCGCTATGATTAAAAAACATATTGCTTATCCTGATGGTGAATATCAGATTGATTTACACGGAGGGGGAGCGGATTTGTTTTTTCCCCATCATGAAAACGAAGAAGCGCAAAGCTGGTGCGCATACAATCAACATTTGGCAAAATACTGGATGCACAACGGTTTTGTAACAATTAACGGTGAAAAAATGAGCAAATCCCTTGGAAACAGCTTCTTTGTAAAAGACGCTCTAAAACATTATTCCGGGGAAGTTTTAAGATTTTATTTGATGGGTACTCACTACAGGGCCCCTCTTAATTTCTCTGAAGAGGATTTAATTGCCAGCAAAAAAAGACTGGATAAATTATACAGACTTAAAAAAAGGGTTTACGCAATAGCTAAAAAACAAAAAGATGAAGAGTTTGAAAACAAATTGCTTGATGCTATGAAAGATGATTTAAATATTTCAAAAGCCCTGGCTGCTATAGACGAATTTGTTAAACTCTCGAATGAAAAACTGGATAAAAATCCAAAAGATAAAACATTAAAACAAAAAATTATAAGCAATATTGATTTTATTGATAAACTCCTCGGTGTCGGCGGAAGCGATGCTTATAAATATTTTCAAAGCGGCATAGATGAAAATTTAAAAACAAAAATTGAAGAATTAATTCAAAAAAGGAAATCTGCCAGAAAAAACAGAGATTTTACCCTTGCCGATAAAATAAGAGATGAACTAAATAAATTGGATATTCAAATCCAGGATACCCCAAACGGAACCGTATGGGAAAAAATATAAGGAATGAAAATGGATAATGGAAAATGGATATTTTTAAAACTATAAAACCCCTAATTTACAAAACCGACCCGGAATTTGCACATAATGCAGTTGAGACAATTTTCAAAACTGCAAGACGTTGCCCTCTTTTTTTTAATTCTTTAACAAAAAGAAATTTTATTGATAACCCTATATTAAATCAAAAAATATGGGATTTGGAATTTAAAAACCCCGTAGGTGTTGCGGCGGGATTTGACAAAAATGCAACTATGGTTTCGGCCTGGCCCGCACTCGGTTTCGGATGGGGAGAAATCGGTGCTGTAACACCTCTGCCGCAGCCTGGCAATGAAAAACCCCGTTCATGGAGACATGTAGAATATGAAGCTATTCAAAACGCTTTTGGATTTAACAATGAAGGAGTTGAAGTTATAAAAAAAAGACTATCCAAGATATATCCTTTTATTTTACCGATAGCGGCAAATATAGGAAAAAATAAAACCACACCTGAAGATAAAGCGATAGAGGATTATAAAATTTTGGTAAAAGAGCTTAAAGATGTAGTCGATTTTTTTGTAATTAATATTTCATCTCCAAACACACCAAATCTCAGGAATCTATTAAACGAAGAATTTATAAATAATATTTTTAATGAATTAAAACCGCTTACTAAAAAACCGATACTCATTAAATTTTCTCCGGATATGGAAGATGCTGATATTGTAAATCTGGCAAACATAAGCGTAGAAGCCGGGGCTGATGGTATAATTGCCACAAACACCACAATAAATTACGATATTATAAATTCCCCTATAAAAAGAGGTGGAATTTCAGGTAAACCTTTAGCAAAAAGAAGTTTTGAAGTATTGAGAATAATTGCTTCTGAAATATTTGGAAAAGTACCTATTATCAGTGTGGGAGGCATAGACAGTGCCGAAGAAGCCTATAAAAGAATAAGAATGGGGGCAAGTCTTCTTCAGATTTATACGGCAATAATTTACAAAGGCCCTGGAATTGTAAGGAAAATAAATAAAGGATTGATTGAACTTTTGAAAAAAGACGGGTTCAATCATATTTCTGAAGCAACAGGTATAGATATTCCAAAAAAAATTAAAGGATAAAAATGCTTCCAAAATTTTATTCTCATAAATTAAAAAACAATCTGGAAATTATAGCAATACCTTGCAACAAAGGAAGCAATGTAATTACAAGCAATATATTTTATAAAGTCGGAAGCAGAAACGAAGTTTTGGGAAAAACGGGTATAGCCCATATGTTGGAACATATGAATTTTAAATCAAGCAAAAATTTAAAAGAAGGCGAATTTGATAAAATTGTAAAATCTATAGGAGGCGTGGATAACGCTTCGACAGGTTTTGATTATACACATTATTATATTAAAACATCTTCAAATTATCTTGGTAAAACATTTTTCCTTTTCAGTGAAGTTATGAGTAATCTTAATTTAAATGATGATGAATTTCAAAGAGAAAGAAAAGTTGTTTATGAAGAAAGACTCTGGAGAGTAGATAATAATCCGGTGGGATATTTATATTTTAGACTTTTTAACAATGCATTTCTTTACCATCCGTATCACTGGACACCTATCGGTTTTAAAGAAGATATATTAAGCTGGACAATAGACGATATAAGAGATTTTCATTCAACATATTACCAGCCTAAAAACGCTATTTTACTTGTTGTGGGAGACATTACACCTAAAAGCGTATTTAAAGAAGCGCAAAAATATTTTTCAAAAATAGAAAATAAAAAAGAAATTCCAAATTTTCATTATAAAGAACCGGAACTTGACGGAGACAAATTTATTGAAATAAAAAGACAAACTAAAGTAAACATTGTAGCCCTTGCTTTTCATATACCTGAATTTAATCATAAAGACCAGATAATTTTAAGCGCATATTCGGAAATATTAAGCGGTGGGAAAAGTGCTGTTTTAAAAGAAAAACTTCAATATAAAAAAGAATTGGTGAGTGAAATATATGCATATAATATGGAATTAAAAGATAAAGGAATATTTTTAGCACTTGCAGTATGTAATCCCGGGGTTGAGCCTAAAAAAGTTGAAAAAGAAATTAAAAAAATTTTATTAAATACAAAACCGACTAAAAAACTTTTAAACAAAATAAAAAACACCACAAAACTCGATTTTATAACTTCAATGGAAAGCAGCGGCGGAATTAGCAATATTTTTGGTGATTATTTTGCAAAAGGGGACATCAGTCCTCTTCTTAATTATGAAGAAAATATATCAAAATTAAAACCAGAGGATTTTGAAAAAATTAAAAAATATTTTGAAAAAGGGGTTAGTGTTATTTTACATTCTTAATTTTCAATATATTTATCAACTATAGCTCTATTTTTTCCACTTTTTTTTGCCGTATACATTAATTTATCCGCTTTTTCTATTAAATTTTTTACAGGCACTCTATTTTTTAATTTTACAAAAAGACCTCCAACACTAACTGTTACGTTTATTTTAAAATTTTCAAAATTAATTTCTTTAGAAGCTACAGCTTCTCTAATTTCTTCCAATTTGTTTTTTAAAGTATTGATATCTTTTATTGCAGAAAAAACAATTATAAACTCTTCCCCTCCGTATCTAAATAAATAATCTGAAAGTCTAATTTTGTTTTTAATAGTAGACGCAATATTTTTTAATACTTCATCTCCCGCTAAATGATCGTAAGTATCATTTACTTTTTTAAAATTATCAATATCTATAAAAGCTATTGCAAATGGTTTTTGTGATACAATAGAAACATCTTCAATACCTAAAATCAAACCCTCTAAACTCGCTCTTGTTAAAGTTTTTGTAAGAGGGTCTAATTTTAATTTTTTAATTTCCATTGCAGTTAGATTTGTTATCAAAAAAGATAAAAACATTAAAGAATTTTTTATAAATTCATTATATTTTTCAATTAATAATAGATAATTTTCTTCCTCTTTTAAAACAACTATTTGTTCAATTATTTCATTTAAATTATTTAAAAGTTTTAAAATTTTTTCTTTTTTATGTTTTTTATCAATAGTTTCAATTCTGTTTTCAATATTTGCCAAATAAACCTTTTCCTGGAATTTATTATCATTATATGTTAAATAATTTAAAAAGTTTTCAGTAAGGTTTAAAAAATAATTTACATATTTAAAAAGTTCTCTATCACTAGATTTTAATGAACTTAATATATAATCGCTAAACAAAATTTTTTCTCTGTCAATATAATCTTGTAAATAACTAAGTGCTGAATAATTTCTAAGTAAATTAAAAAAATTGTTTGTTTGTATAAAAAATTTTTCAACATCACAAAAATCAAACTTATCAATGTTTTTAAAAATATTTTTTAAAAAAGAAAGTTCCAAAAAATTAATGTTTTCAAGATATATGTAATAATCCATTCCAAAATGATCCAATTTTTTTTATTCTGTTTTTTATTTTTTCATTTTTTTCATTTACAAAAAACTCAAAAATTTTTACTAAATTATTTTCATATTCTTCTATCAAAAGTAAAAAATCATTATTATTAAAAAATCTTTTAGTGTAATTGTCACTTTTTAATTTTTCAATTAAATTATCATAAGCTTTTTTTAATAATTGATTAAAATAAATTTTTAGATCATTCTTATCCATATCAGCCCTTACAAATAACTATTTAGTAAAGCGCTTCCGACCCTTATCATATTGCTCCCCTCTTCTATTGCTATTTCGAAATCATTGCTCATACCCATTGAGCATATTTTTGCCCCGTATGGCATTAATTTTTCAAAAATATTATAAGTCAGTTTAAAACTTTTTCTAATCTCTTTTTCATCATCGCTGTGGGCACCTATTGTCATAAGGCCTTTAAGCTCTATATTTTTCAAATTTTCTTTTATTTTCAAATATGTTTCAATTGCTTTTTCAGGTTCTAAGCCGTGTTTTGTAGGCTCCCCTGAAGAATTAATTTCAAGCAGGCACTTAACAGGTTTTTCAGCTCTTTTATCAATTGCTTCGGCTAATTCATAAGAATTAATTGACTGAATCATAAAAGGGTCAAGTGAAAGTAGTTTATTTATCTTGTTTTTTTGCAAATTACCTATAAAATGCCATTCAATTGGGTATTCTTCTAAAGCTTTTACTTTTTTCTCCATATCCTGAACCCTGTTTTCGCCAAACGCCCTCTGACCTTCATTATAAAGTTTGAGAAGAGGTTCTAAATTATGGGTATATTTTGTAACGGCTACAATCTGAACAATTAAATGCTCGCTTCTTTTAAGCCTTGCAACCTCAACTTTTTGTATCAATTCATCCAATGTCATTATTTCTCCTTAATGAATTATTCTCATTATATCGTTAAATATTCCAATTATCATAAGAGCGCCTAAAACAGCCCAGCCTCCTATTGTGAATTTTATCATAATTTCTTCGCTTATTTCTTTTTTAAACAAAGCCTCGTATAAATTGAACATAATATGACCACCGTCAAGTGCCGGAATAGGCAGCAAATTTAAAACTCCCAAATTCACACTCAAAAGCGCCGTTAAAAACAGAAGAGGAATAATCCCCATACTCGCAACTTTAGCCGTTACATCCACTATTCCTATCGGTCCGCTTATTGTATTTAACCCTATCGCACCGGTTATCAGTTTTTCAATACCTTTGAAAATAAGCCCTGCGTCGTTTAAAAATTTCTGCCAGGCTACAACAGAGGCTTTTATTATAGAATAATGAACTTTTATAATTTTTCCGCCAGGGGAAATACCTATAATTTTTCTTTTTATCGGTTCGTTAAAAATATTTTTAGTAATAATTGTTTTAGGCTTAATAGTTAACATAATAATTTTACTCTTTCTTTTAACTCCCAAATTGACTTTATCACTGTTTTGTATCAACACCGGAATTTCATCCCACGATTTTATTTTTATACCATTTACTTCAATAATTTCATCACCTTTTTTTAACTGATGAAATACCGGGGAATTTTCCATAACATTTCCGATAACAGGTGCAAGTTTCGGCCATCCTGCAACTGCGACAGACAAATAAATCAAATATGCAAGCAGAAAATTAAAACCTGGTCCCCCTAAAAGAATTAAAATTCTCTGCCATGGACTTTTAGAAGTGTATGAATCCGGATCATTTGATTTCAAAGCCGGATTTGAATCATCCTGACCTTTCATCTGAACATAACCGCCCAAAGGAACAGCACTTAAACACCAGTTGGTATCCCCTATTTTTTTACAAATCAGTTTTTTCCCAAATCCTATAGAAAAAACTTCAACTTTTACACCTACTAATTTTGCCATTAAAAAATGACCTAATTCATGAAAAAATATTAAAAAAGATAATATAAGTAAAGCGCTAATCATTTTGATTCTTTATATATGCTAAAACATAATCCATTCCGCTATATAACGTTAATATTACGGCAATCCAAAGCAATAAATTCGCAAAAGGCCAGTTCATTATTAAAAATCCAATAGCAATCATTTGAAAAACAGTTTTTATTTTTCCGGCAAATGAGGCTTTTACACACATTCCCTCTTCTACCATAGCAATTCTAAGACCTGTAATAAAAAATTCTCTAAGAAGTATTAAATATATTGCCCATGCATTTGCCCTGTGTAAAAACAACAAACCTAAAAAAGCACCAAGTACCAGCATTTTATCGGCAAGAGGGTCAAGAATTTCACCAAGTTTGCTGATTGCATTAAAATTTCTTGCAATAAAACCGTCAAAAAAATCGGTTATGGAAGCCACAACAAACAAAAGAACTGCAAAATAATCAAACCAGCTTGAATCAATTCCGCTGAATAAATTTCTGTTTACTAAAAAGAAATACATTAAAAGAGCTAAAAAAACTCTTGAAAAAGCCAGTAAATTCGGGATATGTTTAAGTTTTTTTTCCCATCTCATATTTTTTTGAAGATTTATATTATCTTCCGTAATCAACCTATTTTCCCTCCAAACGTTGTGCCTCCGTCAACAATAACGGTTTCTCCTGTTATCCAGCTTGCTTCATCGCTGCATAAGAAATAGACAATTCCAGCCAAATCTTCAGGCGTCCCCATTCTGTTTAGCGGACTTCTAATTTCTACCGCTTTTTTTACCTCCTCATAATTTGGAAATGCACGCAATGCATCAGTATCAATAGGCCCTCCACTTACAGCATTAACCCTGATTCCAAATTCTCCAAGCTCAGCCGCAGCGTATTTTACCATGGTTTCAACCGCAGCTTTGCTTGCACCATGTCCGGCGTAATTAGGGGTATAAACAAGATTTCCTGTAGAACTCAGCGAAATAATACTTCCGCCTCTTTCTTTCATTCTTTTTGCCGCTTCCTGGGCGCCTACAACAAAAGCGCTTACAGTGGCTGTAAATATATTGCAAAGGCCTTTTGGTTTTAACCTCATAAAAGGTCCGAAACCTCCTACGACCGCCCTGCCGCTAATTATTGCATTTGAGACAAAGAAATCTACCCTATCAAAATCCTCATCAATTGTCTTAAATAAATCTTTATATGTTTCGGGCTCAAGTATATTTAATTGATAAGCCTTTGCTTTTATATTATATTTTTCTTTCCATTCACTTGCCAGATTCTCGGCAATTTCTTTATTTGAATTGTATGTAAATGCTATATTTACACCTTCTTTTGCGAACCTCTCGGCAATAGCTTTTCCTATACCCCTTGTTGCTCCACTTATAACTAAAGTTTTATAAATACTTTTTAATTACTTCTTTAATTTTTACCTGTGATTCTTTACAAGGTGCTGTTAAAGGAAGTCTGTATTCAAGAGATGGAATAAGCCCTGCTTCATACATTGCAAATTTTATAGGGATTGGATTACTTTCAATAAATAAAACTTTGTTAATCTCATACAATTCTTCATTTATTTCTTTTGATTTTTCATATTCACCTTTTAAGGCAAGATGAATAAGTTTTCCAATTTTATCCGGCAATAAATTTGATGTTACAGATATGCATCCGCTTCCCCCTGTTGCCATAATGGGATAATTTATTGCATCTTCACCGCTTATTACGCTTATACCTGATTTTGATTTTAAAGCCACCACATTTTCAATTTTTCCGGTTGCCTCTTTAATTGCAACAATATTTTCAACATCATTAAACAGTTTTACAGCCGTGTCAACTTCGATATTAGAGCAGGTTCTGCCCGGAACATTATATAAAACCACAGGAATAGAAATACTGTTTGCCAGTGCTTTATAATGCTCATAAAGACCTTTTTGGGTGGGCTTGTTATAATAAGGGGCTACACTCAAAATTGCATCAGCGCCTTTACTTTCAGCAAATTTAGCTAAATCTATCGCTTCATGAGTGGAATTGCTTCCCGCCCCTGCTATTACTTTTGCCCTTCCTTTACACACTTCAACCGCTATTTCAATACATCTTTTGTGTTCATCATGTGTTAAAGTTGCACTCTCCCCTGTGGTACCCACAGGTACAACACAGTCAATTCCGTTAACTATCTGCCTTTCAATCAGTTTTGCATAAGTCTCTTCATCAACTTTTCCGTTTTTTAACGGAGTGATTAAAGCAGTCATTGCGCCTTGCATTTTATTCCTTTTTTTTGCAATTATATCAAACTTTATCAATGACTAAATGGTAAAATATATAAGAATAACTACAAAGCTAAAAATATAACAGCTTCAGAGCTTCATTTTGCTAATGCACCGCTCAAATTTTGCTAAAAATTGCAAACAGCAAGCGCCCTGACGGGTTGAGTGCAATTTTTTAGACGCAAAATTTTCGTTAAACTCCGCAATGCTGTAATATTTTTATTTTTTCGTTATTTAGTTAGTGCCTCAAACTTTATTCATATCTTAATGTTTCAAGCACATCGGTTTTACTTGCCTTAAGCGCAGGATAAAATGACGCAAAAAGGACAATTACAAAAGCTCCAAAAATAATCAAGTTAAAATCTGTAAAACTGAGATTAATCGGTAATTTACTGACCCCGTAAACATCCGCCGGAAGTTTGATTATATCAAATGTCTTCAAAACCCAAATACCAACTCCTCCTACCAAAGCCCCGCTAATTATACCTATAAGCCCCACAATAAGTCCAAGTCTTAAAAAAACAGCTTTAATCTCTTTTTTTCCGGCACCCAGACTCATCATTAAAGCAATTTCTTTTCTTTTACTCATAATCATCATAAGAAGTGAACTAATAATATTAAGCGAAGCCACAATAATTATAAGCATTAACACTAAAAACAAAGCTCTTTTTTCCATTTTTAAAGCTGCAAAAAAATTGCCGTTCTGCTGCCACCATCCAATTACTCCGATACCGGGAGGAAGTATTTTTTTTATTTTTTCAATGTCTTTAAAAGGATTGGGAGAGTAAATATGAATACCGCTGTAAAAATTTTGATGTAATATTCTTTTAAGACCTTCTATATTCATATAAGCTATTCCTTTGTCATATGCCACAAGGCCGCTGTTAAAATAAGAGACAATTTTTACTTTTTTAATAATAGGAGAAATACCAAATCCAAGAGGAGTAATTTTTGAAAAAATCATTATAATTTTTTCACCTTTACTTATACCAAGGTCAGAAAAAAGCCTTTTTCCAAGTACTACATCAAAAAGTCCTGTTTTATCAATTCCATTTATAGCATTTTTAAAAATATAATTAATATTTGCTTCTTTTTTAAAATCCACCCCATAAAGAAGCACCCCGTTTAAATTGCTACTGTTTTGAACAACCGCCGATGTTTCGATATAGGGTGAATATTTAAACTCAGGAAAGTGTTTTTTTAAAAGTTTTAATGTTGAATCATCAACATTCACTAATGATGAATAAACAGTTATGGGATAATTCATAACTTTCAGTTTTTTTTCAAACTCCCTGTCCATTCCGTTCATAATCCCCATTGCTATCATTAAAGTCGCAACACCGGTTAAAATACCAAGAAAAGCGAGAATAAAACTTATATATATAAAAGGATGTTTTTTATCAAACCTTAAATATCTTTTAATTATAAAATTTACAAATTTTTTATTCATTTTACTACTCACAACTCACTACTCACCACTCACTACTCACTATTTAAAACCTAGGGCTTTTCCCACAGCAGTCTTTATATTTTTTACCGCTTCCACAGGGACAGGGGTCATTTCTTTTTACTCTTTTTTTCTCCTGTTTTGCTTCAAATTCGGCCTGCAATCTTTTGGTTTCCTCATCTAAATTATTAATTATTTCATTTACATCTTTTTCTTCCATATTTTCCGGTATTTCCGGAATTTTATTTAAAATATCTTCAACTTTTTTACCTTCAATTGCTTTCATAAACTCTGCGATATCAGGGTCAATTTCTGGCATTTGGTATTCTATCTGTAAATTGTGCAGTATTTTGGAACTTTCAACTTTTATTCTTTGAATTAATTCTTCAAACAAAGTAAAACTCTCTTTTTTATATTCAACAAGAGGATCTTTTTGATTATATCCTCTAAGCCCTATTCCTGTTTTTAATATATCCATCATATATAAATGGTCTCTCCAGCTTTCATCAAGTACCTGAAGTAAAACCTGTCTTAAAATCCTTTGCCTGTCTTCTTTGCTTGCTTCTTTAAATTTTTCTTCGAATTTGTTTTGTAGTTTTTCTGTTATATAATTTTTTAATGAATCATAATCTTTATTTTTCATCTCTTCCAAAGAAAAAACAATTCCCGTATATTCTTTCAAATGAGAAATCAAATTTTCATAATTTATGTCGTCTTCCTGCATTTCCGGAAAAACTTCGCTCTCATTTAAAATATATTCTACAAAATCCTCTCTCATTTCTTTTATTTTATTTTCAATATCAAAATTTGTATCAAGTATCTGGTCTCTGAATTTATAAATAACTTTTCTCTGTTCATTTGCGACATCATCATATTTTAAAATGTGCTTTCTTGCTTCAAAATGCATATTTTCAACTTTTTTCTGTGCATTTTCTATGGCACGGGAGACTAATTTGCTGTCAATATGCTCACCCCTTTCAATACCGAGTCTTTCCATAATTCTTTTTATTCTGTCACTTCCGAAAATTCTAAGTAAATCATCTTCAAGTGAAAGATAAAACTGGCTTGCACCCGGGTCTCCCTGACGGCCGGAACGGCCTCTGAGCTGATTGTCAATTCTTCTGCTTTCATGCCTTTCGGTGCCTATAATATATAATCCTCCGAGTTTTTTAACTTCATCGTCTATTTTGATATCAACTCCCCTACCGGCCATATTAGTAGCAACTGTCACAGCACCTTTTCTTCCGGCCTGGGCGATAATTTCCGCTTCTTTCTTATGATGTTTTGCATTAAGCACAGTATGAGGTATTTTTTCTTTTTTAAGAAGCCTGCTTAAATATTCGCTTTTTTCTACACTTGTAGTCCCGACCAAAACGGGCTGACCTTTTGTATGAAGTTTTTTTATTGTTTTTACAACGGATTCAAATTTTTCTTCTGCCGTTTTATAAACCAAATCGTTTAAATCTTTTCTGATTACCGGCATATTAGTCGGTATTGAAATAACCTCAAGTCCATAAATTTCGATAAATTCAGTAGCTTCTGTTTGAGCAGTTCCTGTCATACCGGCCAATTTTTCATAAAGCCTGAAATAATTTTGATATGTGGTTTCCGCAAATGTTTGTGATTCTTCCTGTATTTCCACACCCTCTTTTGCTTCAAGAGCCTGATGAAGCCCTTCGCTAAATCTTCTGCCTTCGGCAATTCTTCCTGTAAATTCGTCAACTATTAACACCTCGCCTTTTCTTACAATATAATCTTTTCCGTTTTGAAAAAGATAATTAGCCTTTATGGCCTGGTCAAGATGATGGGCCAGAATGGCATTCTCAGGAGTATAAAGATTTTCTACACCAAAAAGTTTTT
It encodes the following:
- the secA gene encoding preprotein translocase subunit SecA encodes the protein MVKHVFRKIFGTKNDRELKKYFKRVKDINALEDKYQKMSDEEIKNEFNKIRENALKEVEKEDKNIVLDKYLNDVFAMVREASKRVLNMRHFDVQLVGGMVLHEGRIAEMKTGEGKTLVATLPVVLNAMLGRGVHVVTVNDYLAKRDATQMGELYSFFGLTTGVVISGMEESERKKAYECDVTYGTNSEFGFDYLRDNMVFDINDKVQRGHFYAIVDEVDSILIDEARTPLIISGPANKRVEDYLKADEVAKKMVKDKHFKVDEKDKVVLLTEEGIKEAEKLFGVENLYTPENAILAHHLDQAIKANYLFQNGKDYIVRKGEVLIVDEFTGRIAEGRRFSEGLHQALEAKEGVEIQEESQTFAETTYQNYFRLYEKLAGMTGTAQTEATEFIEIYGLEVISIPTNMPVIRKDLNDLVYKTAEEKFESVVKTIKKLHTKGQPVLVGTTSVEKSEYLSRLLKKEKIPHTVLNAKHHKKEAEIIAQAGRKGAVTVATNMAGRGVDIKIDDEVKKLGGLYIIGTERHESRRIDNQLRGRSGRQGDPGASQFYLSLEDDLLRIFGSDRIKRIMERLGIERGEHIDSKLVSRAIENAQKKVENMHFEARKHILKYDDVANEQRKVIYKFRDQILDTNFDIENKIKEMREDFVEYILNESEVFPEMQEDDINYENLISHLKEYTGIVFSLEEMKNKDYDSLKNYITEKLQNKFEEKFKEASKEDRQRILRQVLLQVLDESWRDHLYMMDILKTGIGLRGYNQKDPLVEYKKESFTLFEELIQRIKVESSKILHNLQIEYQMPEIDPDIAEFMKAIEGKKVEDILNKIPEIPENMEEKDVNEIINNLDEETKRLQAEFEAKQEKKRVKRNDPCPCGSGKKYKDCCGKSPRF